From a single Candidatus Woesearchaeota archaeon genomic region:
- a CDS encoding deoxyhypusine synthase family protein — protein sequence MESIKDLIWKKGLTAKDFVDKIGKVGFQSIELGKASDLIVKMKKDSAKIFFTFTSNMVTSGLRGFFAQLIKLKMADIIVTTVGSVEEDIMKALGEKFLISTFDSDDVELHEKGMNRVGNLLVSNESYCKFEDAIMPILDQLYKKKPRYAVSELLREIGLLLNDENSILCQAAKNNAPIFCPAITDGAFGFHLYLFQQKHKDFIVDVVEDFKNILLSTTHDEKKGLICLGGGISKHHAILSVLLNGGAEYALYMTTARESSGSMSGATTREAKSWGKIKDDSDAVTVIGDVSINFPLAMIAALETLTEEGILTSFGDPSGAL from the coding sequence ATGGAGTCTATAAAGGATCTTATCTGGAAAAAAGGATTAACAGCAAAAGATTTTGTGGATAAAATAGGGAAAGTGGGGTTTCAGAGCATTGAATTAGGCAAAGCTTCAGATCTTATAGTTAAGATGAAGAAGGATAGCGCAAAGATATTCTTCACTTTCACATCAAACATGGTTACATCCGGGTTAAGGGGATTCTTTGCTCAGTTAATCAAATTAAAAATGGCAGACATTATAGTAACCACAGTCGGCAGCGTTGAAGAAGATATTATGAAAGCATTGGGTGAGAAATTCCTTATCAGCACTTTTGACTCTGATGATGTTGAGCTGCATGAAAAAGGAATGAACAGGGTGGGCAATCTGCTTGTTTCAAATGAAAGCTACTGTAAATTTGAAGATGCAATAATGCCGATTTTGGATCAGCTTTACAAAAAGAAGCCAAGGTATGCTGTATCAGAGCTTTTAAGAGAAATTGGCTTGCTGTTGAATGATGAGAATTCAATACTCTGTCAGGCTGCAAAAAACAATGCGCCGATATTCTGCCCTGCAATAACAGACGGCGCATTTGGCTTTCATTTATACTTATTCCAGCAGAAGCATAAAGACTTTATAGTTGATGTTGTGGAAGACTTCAAAAACATACTATTGAGCACAACCCATGATGAAAAGAAAGGCCTCATCTGCCTGGGCGGAGGAATTTCAAAGCATCATGCAATTTTGTCTGTTTTATTGAACGGCGGTGCAGAATATGCATTATACATGACAACTGCAAGAGAAAGCTCTGGCAGCATGAGCGGAGCAACAACAAGGGAAGCAAAAAGCTGGGGAAAGATCAAAGACGATTCTGATGCTGTAACTGTTATTGGAGATGTCAGCATAAACTTTCCGTTGGCAATGATTGCAGCATTGGAAACTTTAACTGAGGAGGGTATCCTCACTTCGTTCGGAGACCCCTCTGGGGCTTTATAA